The Streptomyces sp. NBC_00162 sequence AGCGCCACCCGGGCGTGCAGCGACTGCTCGAAGTCCAGCTCGCCGCGCATGGCCCGCTCGGTGACCTCGGCGACCTCGGCCTCGCACCCGGCGTGGGCGGCGAACAGCTCGATGACCTCGTCCTGGATCAGGGTCGAGTCCACGTCCATGACGACCAGGCGCTGGGCCCGGCGGTGCAGCCCGGCCGAGACGACGGCCACGTCCACGCCGATGTGCGCGGCGGCCGTGGCCAGCGCGGTGCGCAGCGGCTCGGTCTCGCAGCCGGAGACGGCGAACTCCACCGCTGTCACCGGGTACTTGGCGAGCCGGAAGATACGGTCGATGTTGCCGCCGGTCGAGGTGATGCGCGCGGCGATGGCCGCCGTGGACTCGGCGGTGAGCGGGTGCCCGAGCACGGTGACATGGGACCGGCCGCTGCCGCGCGGCCGGTTGTCACCGGTGCCGGAGAGGATCTCGGCCTGGAGCTTGAGCGACTCGGCCCAGCTGTGGACGGTGGCCCGCAGCTCGCCATCGGTGCCGACGGCGGGCTTGGTGACGAGGGCGCACAGGACGATGCGGCCACGGGTGACGACCTGCTCGATGTCGACGACATCGACGGAGTAGGCGGCGAGGGTGTCGAACAGCCCGGCGGTGATCCCGGGACGGTCCTTGCCGAAGATCTTGACGAGGAGGGTGGGGACGTCGGAGGTCTGCGATGCGCTCATGGTGCTCTCACCGTATCTTCCCGCTCCCCGGGACAGGACCCCCGTCCCACCTCTTGAACGCGCCGCTCGCACGGCTCGGCCCCGGCGGGCCTCCCCGGCTCCGCGCAGCGGCCCGGCCCCGGCGGTCAGCGCGGCCCCGGCGGCTTTGGCGGCGGTGGTGCTCCCGGCGGGGGAGGCGGGACGAAGGGCGGTCGCCGCAGAGGTTTCGGCGGCCTCGGAGCCCTCGGCGGGAGACCCGTGACCGTCACGTCCCAGGACACACCCGGATCCGGGTACGAGTACGGGGACGAGGCCGTCGGCGCCTCGGGGTCCGGCCACCCCGGGGCAGCGGAAGCCGGGGCGGAGGAAGGGCGGCGGCGGCCACGGGCCAGTACGGCCCCCACCGCACCCGCCACCGCCCCCCACGCCGCCCCCAGCACCAGGGCCAGCGGGACGGACCCGCGCAGCTCCACCCCGGCGTCGACCGCGTCCACCCCCAGCACGGCGAGCGACGCATCCGCCGACAGCGCCGTCAGCCACACCAGCGCCGCCAGCGCCACCGCCGTCACGGCCGACAGCCGCGCCGCGCACCCGGCGATCCCGCGCCCCGGGGTCCGTACGGCGGCCAGCACGCCCGCGTAGAGCAGCAGCAACCCGGCCCCCGCCACCAGCAGCCACACCCGCCCGTCGTACTCCGCGAGGCGGGCCACCGTCACCGGCTCCTGGGCGGAGCCCGCCAGCAGCTCGTCCAGCGGATCCGGCAGCAGCCGGGCCGGCGCACCGGTGGCCCGGCCGCTCAGCGGGACGAACAGCCCCAGCAGCACCCCCGCCCAGGCGCCGTTCGGCGCGCCCAGCAGGGCCGCCCCCAGCACCCGCCCGGGATGCTCGTCGCCCGCCGCCGCCCACACCGCCGCCGCCAGTCCGGCCGCCACCGCCACCAGCAGCACCGCCACCACCGCCGAGGCGGCCGGCCGCAGCCGCGCGAGCGGCTCGGGCCCGCGCCGCGAGACCGCCAGGGCCACCGCGAGCACCACCGCGGCCCACACCCCCGCGGCCCGCAGGGTCGGTCCCGGCTCCACCGAGAACCCCACCCGGGTCCGCGTCTCGATCAGGTCCCCGATGCGGTCCGGGAGCAGCCCGCCGATGTCCCCGATCCCCGGCACCTCGACCTTGACCGGGGTCCTCGGCAGCACGTCCCCGTCGAGGGTGACCACGTCGTGCCCGGCCCACGCCAGCACCCCCACCGCGGCGACGAACAGCGCCACGACCACCGCCGCCCGCGCCGGGAGCTCTCCGGGGGCGGCGCCAGCCCGCAGCGAGCGCAGGAACAGGTGCCCCAGCACCAGGGCTCCGGCCAGCCCCACCCCCAACGGCATGACGTCCAGCGAGGCTTCGGCGCCCGCACCGCCCGCCCCGAAGGCCGACACCGCACCCGAGGGGGTCACGGTGCCGCCCACGGCCAGGACCACCACGGCCGCGCTCATCGCCCCCAGCGAGCCTCCCGCCGCGTCGGCGCCGAGCAGGTGCAGCCCGAGCGCGGCGACCACGGCCATCGCCACCAGCGACCAGCCGGCAGTGGCGATGCCGGACACCAGGACGTCTCCCCAACGGATGCGGCGCATGAGCGGTCCCCCGATGTGTGCCGAGCGGGACCGCCGGGCGAGAAGTCCCGTATCTCACTCTCCGGGTGACTTTCGCCCCCGTCAACGGGCAGTCGTAGACGCCTCGGCAAGGCCCCGATTCCACATGTGGCCCCAGGCCTGAAATAGTTCCCCCGGATGTTCGCCATCCCTAGACTCCCTGACGTCATGGGGGATTCTCGGGGGACTTAAGTGGGGCTGGAGTGCCGGAACTCGTACTGGAATTGAATGGAAGGACCTGGACGCTCGATCCGTCCAGGTCGTACTCGCTGGGGCGCGATCCCCAGGGAGACGTGGTGATCGACGATGCCCGGGTGTCGTGGCGACACGCCACCATCAGCTGGAACGGCCGTGGTTGGGGCATCGAGGACCACGGCAGCACCAACGGCACCTACGTGCGCGGTGCTCGGGTGCAGCAGGCCGAGCTCGTGCCGGGCACGCCGGTTCACCTGGGCAACGCGACCGACGGCCCGCGGCTGAATCCCGTCGCCGCCGCGGCGCCCCAACCGGCCGTGGCCCAGCAGGCCCCGGCCCAGGCTCAGGCCCAGGCGGCCGCGTACGCCCAGCCGCAGGCCCCGGCGTACCAGGCCCCGCAGCAGCAGCAGCCCCAGCAGCACGCCTGGGACCAGCAGCCTCAGCAGCCGCACCTCCCGCACCAGCAGGGCGGCGGCCCCGCCGCGGCCCGCCCGGCGCAGGGGGC is a genomic window containing:
- a CDS encoding streptophobe family protein, yielding MRRIRWGDVLVSGIATAGWSLVAMAVVAALGLHLLGADAAGGSLGAMSAAVVVLAVGGTVTPSGAVSAFGAGGAGAEASLDVMPLGVGLAGALVLGHLFLRSLRAGAAPGELPARAAVVVALFVAAVGVLAWAGHDVVTLDGDVLPRTPVKVEVPGIGDIGGLLPDRIGDLIETRTRVGFSVEPGPTLRAAGVWAAVVLAVALAVSRRGPEPLARLRPAASAVVAVLLVAVAAGLAAAVWAAAGDEHPGRVLGAALLGAPNGAWAGVLLGLFVPLSGRATGAPARLLPDPLDELLAGSAQEPVTVARLAEYDGRVWLLVAGAGLLLLYAGVLAAVRTPGRGIAGCAARLSAVTAVALAALVWLTALSADASLAVLGVDAVDAGVELRGSVPLALVLGAAWGAVAGAVGAVLARGRRRPSSAPASAAPGWPDPEAPTASSPYSYPDPGVSWDVTVTGLPPRAPRPPKPLRRPPFVPPPPPGAPPPPKPPGPR
- the serB gene encoding phosphoserine phosphatase SerB, with translation MSASQTSDVPTLLVKIFGKDRPGITAGLFDTLAAYSVDVVDIEQVVTRGRIVLCALVTKPAVGTDGELRATVHSWAESLKLQAEILSGTGDNRPRGSGRSHVTVLGHPLTAESTAAIAARITSTGGNIDRIFRLAKYPVTAVEFAVSGCETEPLRTALATAAAHIGVDVAVVSAGLHRRAQRLVVMDVDSTLIQDEVIELFAAHAGCEAEVAEVTERAMRGELDFEQSLHARVALLAGLDASVVDKVRAEVQLTPGARTLIRTLKRLGYQVGVVSGGFTQVTDDLRERLGLDFASANTLEIIDGKLTGRVTGEIVDRAGKARLLRRFAAEAEVPLSQTVAIGDGANDLDMLNAAGLGVAFNAKPVVREAAHTAVNVPFLDAVLYLLGITREEIEAADLA